The Halobacillus ihumii genomic sequence GCCTTAATCTACGGCTTGTTGAAGTTTTTTAATAAACGAAGTAAAGGTTTCAGTAAAAATCGCACAATGGAGAATTTAGGTGGTTTGACCCTGGCTCCCAATAAATCGCTGCAGGCAGTACGAATTGGAGAGCAGATCTTTATAGTTGGTGTAGGAGACAGCATAGAGGTTATTACTGAAGTTACCGATCAGACTACGAGGGAAAGCCTCCTTCATCAAGAGAATAACGACCTCGTCAATAAAGGAATTAGTCACTTACTTAATCAGAACAAAGAACGGACGGCTGACGCGTCTAAGACAGCCGCTTCTCCATTCAAGCAGCTGTTTGAGCAACAGCTTGGGGAAATGAAGCACAAACGCAAACGGGCAACGGACAAGCAGAAGGGAGTGGACTCTGATGAATGAATTTATTAATATATTTTCAGGTTCAGATCCAGAGAACATTGCTACATCGGTGAAGCTCCTATTGCTTTTAACTGTCCTCTCCCTTGCACCAGGGATCTTAATATTAATGACGAGCTTTACTAGAATTCTAATTGTCCTGTCGTTTGTTAGAACATCACTGGCTACCCAGTCGATGCCCCCAAATCAGGTGCTCGTAGGGATCGCACTCTTTTTAACATTTTTTATTATGGCCCCTACTTTTCAGGAGGTCAATGAACAAGCACTTACCCCATTATTTAATGAAGAAATTTCATTAAATGAAGCGTATGAGGAAGCAAGTATCCCGATGAAAGAATTTATGGCGAAGCACACGAGACAGAAGGATTTAGCACTGTTTATGGAATATTCGGGAATGGAGCGGCCGGAATCCATACAGGAAATACCATTAACTACACTAGTTCCTGCATTTGCGATCAGCGAACTGAAGACCGCTTTTCAAATGGGATTTATGATTTTTATTCCGTTCTTAGTGATTGATATGGCGGTAGCCAGCGTGCTGATGTCTATGGGAATGATGATGCTGCCACCTGTAATGATTTCATTACCTTTTAAGATTTTATTGTTTGTTCTTGTTGATGGGTGGTATTTAATCTCGAAATCATTACTGGAAGGATTTTAAGAAAAGGAGGTAGCAAGCATGAATAGTGAAATGGTGATTTCTTTTGCTAAAGAAGGAATTTACACAGTATTGCTCGTGTCAGGACCCTTGTTAATATTGGCTTTGGCGATCGGACTCCTTGTTAGTATTTTTCAAGCGACAACCCAAATTCAAGAACAAACACTCGCGTTTATTCCTAAAATCGTAGCTGTGCTTATCGGTTTAATCTTTTTCGGACCGTGGATGCTGACCCATATGGTGCGGTTTACTGCCAGTATATTTGAAAACTTGAACATGCTGGTTGGGTAGTATGCTTGACGTATTAAATTTGTTTAATTTGCCAGCATTTCTATTAATCTTTGTCAGGGTTACTTCCTTTTTCGTTACCTTGCCGATTTTCTCTTATCGCAATGTCCCAACTCAGCATAAAGTAGGCTTCAGTTTTTTCCTGGCCCTGCTTATGTACTTTACTATTGAGATTCCTCCGATACAGGTAAATGAAACATTTATTCTGCTGTTGTTTAAGGAGGCGGCCGTCGGACTCGCAATTGGATTGTTAGCTTATATTATTTTAACGGCTATTCAAATTGCGGGAGGGTTTATAGATTTTCAGATGGGATTTGCCATTGCCAATGTCATCGACCCGCGTACAGGGGCCCAAAGTCCATTAACTGGTCAATACTTATATATGATTACCCTGCTGTTTATTCTGGCAGTGAACGGTCACCATCTTATGTTGGACGGAGTGTTTTACAGCTATCATTTAATTCCTATTGATCAGTTCCTTCCATTAGAAGATGAAGGGTGGATTATGTATATCATTAACGCTTTTAATCAAATGTTTGTGATTGCCTTTCTCATGGCGGTACCCGTTGTCGGCTGTTTGTTTCTGGTCGATGTGGCTCTTGGGATTGTGGCCCGGACAGTACCGCAGTTAAATGTGTTTGTAGTTGGTCTGCCTTTAAAAATCTTTATTGCGTTCGTTGTATTAATCATTGCAATGACCTTCTATATTATGCTGATCCGCACGTTGTTTGAAACGATGCTGGAAACGATGCGCGGGCTCATGCAAATTTTTGGAGGTGCGTGACGGTGAGCTGGCTTAAACTTGACTTGCAATACTTTGCTGCTGATGAAAAAACGGAAGAAGCCACACCGAAGAAGCGGGAAGATACGCGGAAGAAGGGGCAAGTACCGAAGAGTCAGGATGTGAACACAGGGTTTCTGTTAATTCTGGTATTCGGAGGTCTCTATTTGTTCGGTGGACAAATGAAAGAAGCTATGACGACCATGCTTCGCAAATCATTCAATGAATATATTCATTGGACAGTCTCAGAGGACCAGGTTTTTACAATGTTTCTTGAGGTGACAATCGAAATAACGAAAATATTGGCACCGATTATGGGAATCGCCATGGTTGCAGGAATTGTCTCAAATCTCATCCAGGTAGGGGTCATGTTTACAGGAGAACCATTGAAGTTCGACTTAAAGAAACTGGATCCTATTCAGGGAGCTAAGAAAATTTTTTCAGCGAGAGCCCTCGTAGAGTTAGTAAAATCCTTGCTGAAAATAACGATGATTAGTGTCATCACGTTCGCCATCATCTGGATCAATAAAGGGCCGTTAATGATGGCATCGCAGAAGTCTGTGGAGGCTGCTCTTGCCTTTTTCGGGAGAATCACGATCCTGATGGGACTTGCTTCAGGGCTAGCCCTTCTTTGTTTGTCCGTCCTCGATTACATCTATCAGCGCTATGACCATGAGAAAAATATTCGCATGTCGAAAAAGGATGTGAAGGATGAGCATAAAAATATGGAAGGGGACCCTTTAATTAAGTCAAAAATTAAAGAAAAACAAAGACAGATGTCAGCTTCCCGAATGATGAGTGAAGTACCGGCTGCAGATGTAGTCATTACCAATCCGACCCACTATGCAATTGCTATCAAGTACGATGAGGATAAATCAGATGCTCCCATTGTTGTTGCTAAGGGTGTCGATTTCATTGCTCAGAAAATTAAAGAAGTGGCTAAGGCCAATGACATTGTCATGGTAGAAAATCGACCGTTAGCAAGAGCATTGTATCAGCAATCTGAAATCGATCAGCCGATTGATGAACAGTTTTATAAAGCGGTAGCAGAAGTTCTCGCCTATGTATATCGATTAGAGAAAAAAGTGTAAGGCGGTGAATCTGCCACCCTCCGTGAAATTTTCAACATGTACTAAGCTAAGGAGTGACCCCGATGTCAGCAAAGGATCTATCCGTCTTATTAGGCGTTATCTTAATTATCATAATGCTCGTTATACCGTTGCCTGGGTGGCTTCTAAGTTTTTTAATCTTAATTAATATTGCGCTGGCTCTAATCGTGATCCTCGTTTCCATGAATATGGATCAAGCGTTGAAGTTTGCTGTTTTTCCAACGTTGCTTTTATTGTTAACTCTTTTCCGGCTGGCGTTGAATGTGTCGACAACGCGATCCATACTGTCTGAGGCGGATGCCGGTGCAGTGGTCGCTACGTTCGGAACTTTCGTAATCGGTGGTAACCCGTTGGTAGGTTTCGTTGTTTTCATAATTCTAGTCATTATTCAATTTCTAGTCATTACAAAAGGGGCGGAACGTGTCTCAGAAGTAGCCGCTCGTTTTACTTTAGATGCAATGCCTGGGAAGCAGATGAGTATTGATGCCGACTTGAATGCAGGGTTGATTAATGAACAGCAGGCGAAAGAGCGAAGAGAAACGATTGAAAATGAATCAGATTTTTACGGAGCCATGGATGGAGCTAGTAAATTCGTAAAAGGGGATGCCATCGCTGGTATTATCATTGTGCTGATTAATATTGTTTTCGGACTTATTATCGGAATGGTACAGATGGGAATGCCATTTGGAGAAGCGATTGATGTTTACATGCGTTTAACGGTAGGGGATGGCCTTGTGAGTCAAATTCCTGCCTTGCTGATCTCGACTGCAACAGGGATTGTAGTGACACGTGTCGCCTCTGAAGGCAATCTGGGAACAGATGTGACCAACCAATTGTTACGCTATCCAAAATTACTTTATATTGCCGGTGCAACGATTTTACTTCTTGGGTTAACCCCAATTCCCTTCTTTTTAACGGCATTGATCGGATCGATTTTAATTTTCGGTGGCTATTGGCTGTCTCGTGTGAGTCAGGAGCCTGAATTTGTGGAAGATGAACAGCTCGATGAAGCAGAAAGTGATCAAATGAAATCACCTGAGAATGTCGTGAGTTTGATTAGTATGGATCCAATTGAATTTGAGTTTGGGTATGCTCTGATCCCCATTGCCGATACCAATCAAGGCGGGGACTTGCTTGATCGAATTGTCATGATTCGCAGACAGCTTGCCATTGAACTGGGTATTGTCATTCCTGTCGTTAGAATTCGTGATAATATACAGCTCGGCCCCAACGAATACCGCTTAAAGGTAAAAGGAAACCAAGTCGCTCAAGGAGAATTGCTGCTCGATCACTTTTTAGCAATGAGTCCTGGCGGTGACGATGAATCGATTGAAGGCATTGACACACTGGAACCTGCTTTTGGCTTACCGGCAAAATGGATTACAGAAGAACTTAAGGATGAAGCTGAGTTGTCTGGCTATACAGTAGTAGATCCGCCTTCGGTTGTGTCTACACATATTACAGAAGTGATTAAGCAAAATGCCCATGCATTACTTGGACGCCAGGAGACTCAACAGCTCATTACCCATTTGAAAGAGTCGTATCCGATTCTGGTGGAGGAAGTGACGCCAGATCCATTATCAATCGGTGATGTGCAAAAAGTATTGGCTAAGCTTTTACGAGAAAATGTCTCCGTTAAAAATTTGCCAGTCATTTTTGAAACGCTTGCTGATTTTGGAAAAATGACAAATGATAGTGAATTGCTCGCCGAATACGCGAGGCAAGCTTTAGCAGCGCAAATTACAACCCAGTACCGTAAAGGAGATAACACTATTCGTGTGATAACAGTGTCGGGAACCGTTGAGAAGCTAATTGCAGATCATATCCAGCAAACAGAACACGGCAGCTTTTTATCGTTAGATCCTGAATCGCAGTCCACGATCGTGCAGTCCGTAGGTGCACAGGTCGAACAAGTTTCGCTTCAAGAAGAAACAGCTATTTTACTTTGCTCACCGGCTGTCAGAATGTATATGAAACAACTGCTCGATCGGTTTCTGCCGCAAGTTGTTGTTCTGTCTTATAACGAACTCGATCCCAATGTGGAAGTCCAAAGTGTGGGAGTGGTGAATGTCGCATGAAGGTAAAGAAATTTCAGGCTGGAACGATGCCGGAAGTGATGAAGAAGGTAAAGCAAGAATTAGGGACAGACGCCGTGATTTTAAATTCCAAGCCCATCCAAGTAGGTGGTATTCTCGGGTTCTTTAAAAAAACTGAAGTTGAAGTGATCGCCGCAATTGAACCTGCTCCAAGATCAATTGCGAAGAAGATATCAAATGATGAAGCGACAGCCTCTTCCTTAAAAGCGGAATCTAATGTTGAGGTGCTGAAAGAATTGCAGTCATTAAAGATGATGCTTCACAGGCAAATGCAACAGTCTGCTTCCTCAGAAACCATTGAAAAAGTCAATCAGCTTCTGATTAATCAGGAAGTTGAACCAGAGCTCGCCAGGAAAATTACAGACCAGCTTCTTGATCTATCAGGTGATGAAGCACAACTCGATGAGCAATGGGACGTCCTGACAAAGAGGGTTCTGCAGGCGAAATTATCGCATCTTTCATTTGGCGAACCGTCGTTTAAGAAGAAATTTATTCATCTGGTTGGACCTACAGGGGTAGGCAAGACGACGACCGTAGCTAAGATGGCTGCCGATGCCGTGTTAAACCGGAAACTTAACGTTGCTTTCATCACAACTGATACATACAGGATTGCAGCAATAGATCAGTTGAAGACATATGCGAAGATTTTAGATGTTCCGTTCGAGGTAGCTTATAGTTTGGATGACTATAGGAAGGCGAGAGAAAAGTTATCAGACTATGATTTAGTTTTTATCGATACCGCTGGACGCAATTTTCGCGATGAACAATATGTGAGGGAACTGAAGCAGTTGATTCACTTCTCTGAAGATACCGAAACCTATTTAGTTTTATCTCTTACGGCAAAATATCGAGATATGACAGCCATTTATGACCAGTTTACCGGGATTCCGATTGAGAAGCTTATTTTTACGAAGGAGGACGAAGCTGAACGTGTAGGTGGTGCCGTCAGTATGGCTGTGAATCATGATATTGGCATTGCTTATGTTACTCACGGTCAAAACGTGCCCGATGATATTAAGCCGGCGAGCAGCGAAGCTCTTATTCATTCAGTCATGGAGGGCAGCATCAATGGCTGATCAAGCGGAGCAGCTTCGTGCACGTCTTCTTCATAAAATGAAACCATCCAGTGCTTGTACTATTGCCATCGCTAGTGGAAAGGGCGGAGTAGGAAAAACTAATTTCACGGTGAATTTCGCTTTAAAACTAATAGAAGAAGGAAAAAAAGTATTAATTTTTGATCTGGATATCGGCATGGGAAATGTAGACATTTTACTTGGCGTGACACCAAGGTACTCGGTTGTAGATTTGCTTCAGCGAGAGGTCTCCTTGGAGAAAATTATCGAGTTCGGCCCGAATAATCTTGCTTATATTGCTGGGGGCTCAGGGCTATCAACCCTTTTTCAAATGAATGAAAGTGGTTTTCATTATTTTCAGCAAACATTCGAACATCTTGCTTGTGAGTATGACCTTATTTTGTTTGATATGGGGGCTGGAGCTACAGAAGATAGTTTGAAATTTATTAGTTCAGCTGATGAGGCAGTGATTGTCACCACACCCGAACCAACCTCGATTACAGATGGGTATGCAATGATCAAACATCTGACCAAACGAAACGATGCTTTACCTATTCACGTGCTGATTAATCGAACCTTAAGTGAACAGTCAGGCCTGGAGACATTTATAAGACTTGAATCAACGGTTAAGAAATTTATCGGTAAGGAATTGATACACTTAGGAGCAATTCCTGACGATCGTTCTGTAATAAGAGCTGTCATTAATCAACTTCCTTTTGTTCTTGATGAACCAAGGAGTAAGGCTAGTAAGGCTGTAGGAAAGATCACTGAACAATATTTGACAGCTAAAGGTTACCAACACGAGAGGAAGACAGAATCCTTCCTTTCTAAACTTAAGCGTCTCGTTGTGAAATAGGCTTCCATGTAAATGCAAAAATCCTGATAATAATCAGCCAGGCTTAGCTCTCGTGAAGCAGAAAGGTAGATTGTGATGAAACTTATTAAAGTGTTAGTGGTTGATGATTCAGCCTTTATGCGAAAAATGATTACTGAGCTATTAGAAAAAGACAAGCGTATAAGGGTGGTAGGAACTGCACGAAACGGCAAGGATAGTTTGATAAAAGCGAGGGACCTTCTGCCTGACGTGATTACGATGGATATAGAGATGCCTGAAATGGACGGCTTGACTGCTTTAGAGCATCACATGAAAGAGAACCCGAGACCTGTCGTAATGCTCTCCAGCTTAACAAATCAAGGGGCTGACAGCACACTAAAAGCTATCAGTCTCGGTGCGGTAGATTTTGTGCTAAAACCATCAGGATCGATTTCTTTAGACTTAGAAAAAGTAGAGCATGAGTTAGTAAGTAAAGTGATCACCGCAAGTAAAGCGAGCTTGCCTCATCTTCTTCCAACAAAGAAACCTTTCTCCCCTCAAATACCGTGGAAGGGACGAATCAATCGGTCTTCGATCGTTGCCATCGGAACGTCTACGGGAGGACCGAGGGCTCTACAGGAAGTAGTCACGCACTTGCCAGCTGATTTTCCTGCCCCGATTTTGATCGTACAGCATATGCCTAAAGGATTTACAAAGTCTTTAGCCAATCGATTGGACCAGCTGGCTGCCATTCGTGTAAAAGAAGCGGAAGAGGGTGAAAAGCTGAATAATGGTGTAGCATACATTGCTCCTGGTGATTTTCATATGGGTGTAGTGGTGAACAATCGTGATCCTGTGATTAAACTTAATCAACATGACCCTATCCTGGGCCATCGACCAGCTGTCAACTATCTTTACCAATCACT encodes the following:
- a CDS encoding flagellar biosynthetic protein FliO, with product MNTGIRTTCAIIIVTLLSLSLGFQVQALGPSVSECTKNPELEGCTTGDTGGTKNKDTDGGSVADAGSDTSIVWNMIRLVFALLLVLALIYGLLKFFNKRSKGFSKNRTMENLGGLTLAPNKSLQAVRIGEQIFIVGVGDSIEVITEVTDQTTRESLLHQENNDLVNKGISHLLNQNKERTADASKTAASPFKQLFEQQLGEMKHKRKRATDKQKGVDSDE
- the fliP gene encoding flagellar type III secretion system pore protein FliP (The bacterial flagellar biogenesis protein FliP forms a type III secretion system (T3SS)-type pore required for flagellar assembly.); the protein is MNEFINIFSGSDPENIATSVKLLLLLTVLSLAPGILILMTSFTRILIVLSFVRTSLATQSMPPNQVLVGIALFLTFFIMAPTFQEVNEQALTPLFNEEISLNEAYEEASIPMKEFMAKHTRQKDLALFMEYSGMERPESIQEIPLTTLVPAFAISELKTAFQMGFMIFIPFLVIDMAVASVLMSMGMMMLPPVMISLPFKILLFVLVDGWYLISKSLLEGF
- the fliQ gene encoding flagellar biosynthesis protein FliQ, with amino-acid sequence MNSEMVISFAKEGIYTVLLVSGPLLILALAIGLLVSIFQATTQIQEQTLAFIPKIVAVLIGLIFFGPWMLTHMVRFTASIFENLNMLVG
- the fliR gene encoding flagellar biosynthetic protein FliR, whose protein sequence is MLDVLNLFNLPAFLLIFVRVTSFFVTLPIFSYRNVPTQHKVGFSFFLALLMYFTIEIPPIQVNETFILLLFKEAAVGLAIGLLAYIILTAIQIAGGFIDFQMGFAIANVIDPRTGAQSPLTGQYLYMITLLFILAVNGHHLMLDGVFYSYHLIPIDQFLPLEDEGWIMYIINAFNQMFVIAFLMAVPVVGCLFLVDVALGIVARTVPQLNVFVVGLPLKIFIAFVVLIIAMTFYIMLIRTLFETMLETMRGLMQIFGGA
- the flhB gene encoding flagellar biosynthesis protein FlhB encodes the protein MSWLKLDLQYFAADEKTEEATPKKREDTRKKGQVPKSQDVNTGFLLILVFGGLYLFGGQMKEAMTTMLRKSFNEYIHWTVSEDQVFTMFLEVTIEITKILAPIMGIAMVAGIVSNLIQVGVMFTGEPLKFDLKKLDPIQGAKKIFSARALVELVKSLLKITMISVITFAIIWINKGPLMMASQKSVEAALAFFGRITILMGLASGLALLCLSVLDYIYQRYDHEKNIRMSKKDVKDEHKNMEGDPLIKSKIKEKQRQMSASRMMSEVPAADVVITNPTHYAIAIKYDEDKSDAPIVVAKGVDFIAQKIKEVAKANDIVMVENRPLARALYQQSEIDQPIDEQFYKAVAEVLAYVYRLEKKV
- the flhA gene encoding flagellar biosynthesis protein FlhA; translated protein: MSAKDLSVLLGVILIIIMLVIPLPGWLLSFLILINIALALIVILVSMNMDQALKFAVFPTLLLLLTLFRLALNVSTTRSILSEADAGAVVATFGTFVIGGNPLVGFVVFIILVIIQFLVITKGAERVSEVAARFTLDAMPGKQMSIDADLNAGLINEQQAKERRETIENESDFYGAMDGASKFVKGDAIAGIIIVLINIVFGLIIGMVQMGMPFGEAIDVYMRLTVGDGLVSQIPALLISTATGIVVTRVASEGNLGTDVTNQLLRYPKLLYIAGATILLLGLTPIPFFLTALIGSILIFGGYWLSRVSQEPEFVEDEQLDEAESDQMKSPENVVSLISMDPIEFEFGYALIPIADTNQGGDLLDRIVMIRRQLAIELGIVIPVVRIRDNIQLGPNEYRLKVKGNQVAQGELLLDHFLAMSPGGDDESIEGIDTLEPAFGLPAKWITEELKDEAELSGYTVVDPPSVVSTHITEVIKQNAHALLGRQETQQLITHLKESYPILVEEVTPDPLSIGDVQKVLAKLLRENVSVKNLPVIFETLADFGKMTNDSELLAEYARQALAAQITTQYRKGDNTIRVITVSGTVEKLIADHIQQTEHGSFLSLDPESQSTIVQSVGAQVEQVSLQEETAILLCSPAVRMYMKQLLDRFLPQVVVLSYNELDPNVEVQSVGVVNVA
- the flhF gene encoding flagellar biosynthesis protein FlhF, which translates into the protein MKVKKFQAGTMPEVMKKVKQELGTDAVILNSKPIQVGGILGFFKKTEVEVIAAIEPAPRSIAKKISNDEATASSLKAESNVEVLKELQSLKMMLHRQMQQSASSETIEKVNQLLINQEVEPELARKITDQLLDLSGDEAQLDEQWDVLTKRVLQAKLSHLSFGEPSFKKKFIHLVGPTGVGKTTTVAKMAADAVLNRKLNVAFITTDTYRIAAIDQLKTYAKILDVPFEVAYSLDDYRKAREKLSDYDLVFIDTAGRNFRDEQYVRELKQLIHFSEDTETYLVLSLTAKYRDMTAIYDQFTGIPIEKLIFTKEDEAERVGGAVSMAVNHDIGIAYVTHGQNVPDDIKPASSEALIHSVMEGSING
- a CDS encoding MinD/ParA family protein, encoding MADQAEQLRARLLHKMKPSSACTIAIASGKGGVGKTNFTVNFALKLIEEGKKVLIFDLDIGMGNVDILLGVTPRYSVVDLLQREVSLEKIIEFGPNNLAYIAGGSGLSTLFQMNESGFHYFQQTFEHLACEYDLILFDMGAGATEDSLKFISSADEAVIVTTPEPTSITDGYAMIKHLTKRNDALPIHVLINRTLSEQSGLETFIRLESTVKKFIGKELIHLGAIPDDRSVIRAVINQLPFVLDEPRSKASKAVGKITEQYLTAKGYQHERKTESFLSKLKRLVVK
- a CDS encoding protein-glutamate methylesterase/protein-glutamine glutaminase, which codes for MKLIKVLVVDDSAFMRKMITELLEKDKRIRVVGTARNGKDSLIKARDLLPDVITMDIEMPEMDGLTALEHHMKENPRPVVMLSSLTNQGADSTLKAISLGAVDFVLKPSGSISLDLEKVEHELVSKVITASKASLPHLLPTKKPFSPQIPWKGRINRSSIVAIGTSTGGPRALQEVVTHLPADFPAPILIVQHMPKGFTKSLANRLDQLAAIRVKEAEEGEKLNNGVAYIAPGDFHMGVVVNNRDPVIKLNQHDPILGHRPAVNYLYQSLAHLDDYTTIAVVMTGMGTDGMEGLLELKKQCPQTYCIAESADTCIVYGMPKAVILAKLANEIASLDDINHRIGQVILGRGNRIGYKPIFRTIY